The genomic DNA ATCAGCTCCGCCGGCGCCAGCGGCGGCTGGGCAGCGCCAGCAGCGACGACACCCGGCGCGCATCGAAGCGCTCGAAATGCAGGCGCACGTGCGCGCGCAAGGCCGCCAGGCGGTGGCGCCAGCCCTGCCGCGCCAGGCGCAGGCGCTCGACGTGCTCGGGGCGCACGCCGTCGTGCTGGCTGGCCAGCAGTTCCCACTGGCGGCAGGCGAGGAAATCGGCCTTCAATTCGCGCACCTGGATTTCGTAGTCGATATCGAAGGTCATCGAACGCTCCCGTTCAGGCGACGGCCGGCAGCGCCGCGCGCTGGCGCGCATCGTGGCCGCGCGCGATGTGGAACAGCCCCGCGCAGACCGCCAGCGCGACCGGCACGCCGCACCAGGCATAGGCCTGCAGCGCATAGCCGAAGCGCTCGCAGATGGCGTTGTAGAGTTCCAGCCCAAGCGCGATGTACAGGCAGTACAACAGGCTCATGGCGGCCGAGGTCAGGCTCATCGACTGGCCGGTGGCCGTCAGCGCGATCCGGATCAGCGCGCCGTTGAAGAGGCCGAAGCCGGCCGAGAACACGAACATGCAGGCGATGAAGAGCTGCGGCTGGCTTGCCGCGAGGCCGGCGCCGCCCAGGCCGACCAGCGCCAGCACCCCGCCCTGGCGCAGCAGCCGGCCCAGCGCCAGCTCGCCGCCCATGCGCTGGATGGCGAAGGTGCTCAACACGAAGCCGACGAAGATGACGCACTGCCAGGCGATATAGGTGCCGTAGCTGGCCCCGCCGTGCTGCAGCAGGATGGCCGGGGACAGGCCGATCCAGGCCGTCAGCGGCGTGATCGCCAGCCCCGCCACCAGGATGCCCAGCATGAAGGTGCGGTTGGTGAAGATGGCGCGATAGCTGGCCAGCAGTCGTGGCGCCGCTTGCGGCGGGGCGCTGGGCCGGCCCGCCGGCATCGTGCGCGCCAGCCCCAGCCAGGCGGTCCAGCCCAGCGCGAACGCGGTGACGAATACGGCACGCCAATCCGCCACGGCGATGATGGCGCTGCCGGCCACGGGGCCGATCAGCGGCGCGAACACGGTGGTATTGCCCATCAGGGTGGTCAGCTTGACCGCGCGGGTGTCGTCGAACAGCTCGTGGATCGCCGCGTAGCCGATGAAGATGAAACAGGAGCCCATGCCCTGGAAGAAGCGGATGGTCAGGAATTGCGTGGCCGACTGGGCCAGCGGCACGAGCGCGGTGGCCAGCAGGAAGAAGGCGGCGCCGCCCAGCATGACGCGGCGCTTGCCGATGCGGTCTGCAAGTGGTCCTAACGCGATCTGCAGGGTGCAGCCGCCCAGGATGTACAGGCTGAGGGACAGCCCGATGTAGCGGCTGGGGCCGCCGAACTCCGCCATGACCTGCGGCATGCCCGGCATGATCATGTCGTTGGTGAGATAGACCGTCAGTTCATACAGCAGGAAAAAACCCGCGAACCACCACAGACGCTGCATTCGATTCCCCTGTCAGGTGCGACACGCCAGCCGGCTGGCACTCAACCGGTATTGGATTGGCATGTATACTAGTGCAAGTGGAATTGGATTGGTATCTTTTTTTAGGGAGCGCAGCAGGGAATTCGGGGAGCACGCTCCCCGCCTGCGAAGCGGTGCCGGCTTGCAAGCCGGCACCATGTCCCTGAAGTTTGCGCGAGCCGTGGCAGCGCAACGGACTTCGGGGTCAGTCCCCTGCGGGGACTGACCCAACCTTGCCCAGCAGAACCGTGCGGCCGAATTGCCGCAGCGCTTGCTACCCTGCCGATGAGCAAAAGAAGGAGGCAAAATGAAGTTCACCAGTCAATTCGCATTCCTGCGCACCATCGAGCTGGACAACTGGCTGACGGCCGCCGCCGTCACGGTCGCCGCATTCCTGCTGATGCATGCGCTGATCCGCTGGTCGCGCCGGCGCATCGCCCGCCTGGCTGAGGCAGGCAAGGCCGACCGGCCGTATGCCGAGATCCTGGGCGCCACGCTGGGCCGCACCAGCATGGTCGCCGTCACGCTGACGGCCCTGTTGATCGGCCTGACGGTGCTGGACCTGCCGGCCCCCTGGGACCTGCGCGTGCGCCACCTGTGGTTCATCACCCTGGGCGCGCAGCTGGCGCTGTACATCGACCATGCCTTGTCTGTCGCGGCCAAGCGCTATTTCCGCACCCATGCCAAGGACCCGGACGCGCCGGCCACCGTGGCCCACACCCTGGTCAGCTGGGCCATGAAGACGGTGCTGTGGACCGTGTTCATGCTCGCCGTGCTGGCCAACCTGGGCATCAATATCTCCGCGTTCGTGGCCAGCCTGGGCATCGGCGGCGTGGCCGTCGCGCTGGCCGTGCAGAACATCCTGGGCGACCTGTTCGCCTCGCTGTCGATCGCGGTGGACAAGCCGTTCGAGGTGGGTGATGCCATTGTCGTCAATGGCGTCTCGGGCGCGGTCGAGAAGGTCGGCCTGAAGACCACGCGCATCCGTGCCGACAGCGGCGAGCAGGTCGTCATCGCCAACGCCGACCTGCTGAAGAACACGGTGCGCAACTACAAGCGCATGGCCAACCGGCGCGTCGCGTTCTCGCTGCTGTTCGACCCGGCCACGCCGGTGGCGGTGGCGCGCGAGCTGCCGGCGCGGCTGCGCGCGATCGTCGAGCGCCAGGACGCCGTGCGCTTCGACCGCGCCCACCTGAAGAACGTGACGCAGGACGCGCTCGAGTTCGAAGTCGTCTACTTCGTGCTGGTGCCGTCGTACGGTACCTTCATGGACACCCAGCAGCAGGTGCTGCTGGGCGCCCTGGAGCTGATGGAGGAACTGGGCGTCGGCAATGTGCGGCCGGTGCAGCGGGTCGCCGTGGACATGGCGCAGGGCCTGCGCGTGGTGGGTGACGACGAAGACGAAGAAGACAGCGGAGCGCCCGCCCCGCGCGTTGGCGGCGCGCGCGCCTGAACGCCTACTCGCCGAACTGCGTAACGATCAGCTCGCGCAGCCAGGCGTTACCGGGGTCCTGGCCGAAGCGCCGGTGCCAGAACACATTGGTCTGCAAGGTCGGCAGCGCCAGCGGCGGCTCGATCCATGTGAGCCCGAACGGCGCCGCGGCCCGCTCGGCCAGCTTCTGCGGCACCGTCACCGCCAGCTCGCCCGCGCCGACGATGTACGGCACCGCCGTGAAATGCGGCACGCTGGCCGCCGCCACGATGCCGGCCTTGGCCAGCAGCGCGTTGACGCGGTCATACGGACTGTCCAGCGCATCGACGATCAGGTGTGCCGCGCCCACGAAACGCGCCAGGTCCACCGGACCATCGGCCAGCGGATGGCCGGCGCGCAGCATCGTCACGAAGCGCTGGCGGAACAGCTGGCGCTGGAACAGCGCTTCGGACATGTCGTCGAACGCGCCGATGGCCAGGTCCACCCGGCCCGTCTCCATCTCTTCCTTCAACGCGATGCTGCCGGCCCGCACCGAGCGCACCCGCACGCCCGGCGCCAGCTGGCGGCAACGTTCGATCAGCACCGGCATGAAATAGACTTCGCCGACGTCCGTCAGCGCGATCGTGAAGCGGCGCTCGCTGGTGGCCGGATCGAAGCCGCTGCGGTAGTTCAGCGCCTGCGCCACGCTGGCCAGCGCCGCGCCGATGGGTTCCGCGACCTGCTCGGCGAACGGGGTCGGCTGCATGCCCTGAGCGGTGCGCACGAACAGTTCGTCGTCGAACACCCGGCGCAGGCGCGCCAGCGCGTTGCTGACGGCCGATTGCGTCAGCCCCAGGCGGCGCGCCGCCGCCGAAATCTGCCGTTCGCGGTAGACGTGCTGGAACACGGCCAGCAAGTTCAGGTCGATATCCATCGTCATCTCATTTATTCACCAGATCAATAGTCTACATTTAACTATTGATCTCGTAAAATATTATCGGGTGGTCTACAGTGCTGAAAAATACCGCACAGGAGACTCGCATGACCACCAGCACCAGCCTGCCCGCCGGCTACCAAGTCGGCTTCGGCAACGAATTCGCCACCGAGGCGCTGCCCGGTGCCCTGCCGGCGCACCGCAATTCGCCGCAGCGCGCGCCCTATGGCCTGTATGCCGAGCAGATCTCCGGCACGGCGTTTACCGCCCCGCGCAGCCACAACCGCCGCTCCTGGCTGTACCGCATCCGCCCGGCCGCCCAGCACGGCGAGTTCGAGCGCATCGACAATGGCCGCATCGTCAGCGCCTTCACCAACGCGGCGCCGCCGAACCAGCTGCGCTGGGACCCATTGCCGATGCCGGACGCGCCGACCGATTTCATCGACGGCTGGGTGACGATGGCCGGCAATGGTTCGCCGGAAGCGATGACGGGCTGCGCGATCCACCTGTACGCGGCCAACCAGTCCATGCGCGAGCGCTATTTCTACGATGCCGACGGCGAGCTGCTGATCGTGCCGCAGCAAGGCCGCCTGACCTTGCGCACGGAACTGGGCACGCTCGACATCGAACCGCAGCAGATCGCCGTGATCCCGCGCGGCGTGCGCTTCACCGTGGACCTGCCGGACGGCAGCGCGCGCGGCTATATCTGCGAGAATTTCGGCGCCCTGCTGCAACTGCCGGACCTGGGCCCGATCGGCTCGAACGGCCTGGCCAACCCGCGCGACTTCGAAACGCCCGTTGCGTGCTACGAGGAGCGCGAAGGCGCCTTCACGCTGGTGGCGAAATTCTGCGGCAACCTGTGGCAGGCGCCGATCGGTCATTCGCCGCTGGACGTCGTCGCCTGGCACGGCAACTACGCGCCGTACCGCTACGACCTGCGCCACTTCAACACGATCGGCTCGATCAGCTACGACCACCCGGACCCGTCGATCTTCCTGGTGCTGCAGGCGCCGTCGGACACGCCGGGCGTGGACACGCTGGACTTCGTCATCTTCCCGCCGCGCTGGCTGGCCGGCGAGAACACCTTCCGCCCGCCCTGGTTCCACCGCAACGTGGCGAGCGAATTCATGGGCCTGATCCATGGCGCCTACGACGCCAAGGAAGGCGGCGGCTTCGTGCCGGGCGGCGCCAGCCTGCACAACTGCATGAGCGGCCACGGCCCCGATGCGGCCACGTTCGACAAGGCCAGCGCGAGCGACACCAGCAAGCCAGCCAAGGTGGCCGACACGATGGCCTTCATGTTCGAGACCCGCAACGTGATCGTGCCCACCGAGCAGGCCCTGGCCAGCCCGCGGCGCCAGCGCGACTACCAGCAGTGCTGGGCCGGCATCCAGAAGCACTTCGACAGCGGCCGCTGAGCCCAGCCCCTAGGGCCCGTCCTCCGGCTGCGCGCCCGGCCGGGCCGGCTGGTTCGGCTGGTTGGGCTTGTGCTGGGGGATGCGCACCACGAACTCGCTGCCCTTGCCGGCACCGGCGCTGCGCACCTCCACGCTGCCCTGGTGCAGGCTGACGATCTCCTTCACGAGCGCCAGGCCGATGCCCAGCCCCGCGCCGCGGCCGCTGGGAGAGTCGCCCGCCTGCGTAAACACCTCGAAAATGCGCGGCAGCAGGTCGGCCGTGATGCCGCGGCCGTCGTCGCGCACGGTCAGCACCACGTGGCTCTGGTCCACGGTGGCGGTCAGCCAGGCATTGCCGCCGCGCTGGGTGAACTTGATGGCGTTGTTGCACAGGTTGACGACGACCTGCTGCATGCGCCCGGCATCGGCCTCCAGGTAGATCGGCACCGTCGGCGCCACCATGTGCAGCGCCACGCCGCGCATGCGGGCGGCCTCGCGGCAGGTATCGAGCGCCTCGCGTAGGAAGGCCTGCAGCTCGACGATCCCGTATTCGACGGCCAGCTTGCCCTTGTGGACCCGGGTCAGGTCGACCAGGTCCTCGACCAGCCGTTCCAGGCAATCGACCTGCCGGCCGATGACACGCAGCGGCTCGGCCAGGTGGCCAGCCCCGTCGCCCTGGCGCTGCAGCAGCTGCACCGACATCTTCAGCGGCGACAGCGGATTGCGCATCTCGTGCACGATGGTGGCCAGGAAGCGCTCGCGCTCCTGCTGCGTTTGCTCGTGCTCCTGCAGCAGGTTTTCCAGCGTCTTGGCGCGCCCGCGCAGATGGGTGGCGTCGCGGAACACTTTCACGAAGGCGGACTCGCCCGGCTGCGGCGTCGCCCGCAGCGGCAAGGTCAGGCCACTGGACCAGAACCGGGTGCCGTCCTTGCGCAGGTGCCAGCGCTCGTCCTCGGCCACGCCGACCACCGTGGCGGCGCTGGCCTCGTGTTCGTCCAGCTTGCGGGCCCGGTCCTCGGGCGTGAACAACAGCGACGTGCTTTGGCCCAGCGTCTCGACGTCGCTCCAGCCGGTAATCGCGTAGGCGCCGCAGCTCCACCCGGTGATGCGGCGCTGCGCATCGAAAAAGACGACGCCGAAATGGCGCGTGCCGCCCAGCATCAGCGCGCCGAAGGCGGCGATATCCCTGTCGTCCCAAGAACCATGCTCTGCCTGTGCCATGAAGTCCCCATCGAGCCCACCGGTTTGGATTTTAGCGGCGAAACGGCCGCCGCCGCGCTACGGTACGAACCATCCCTTACTTGATAATGATTATCATTTACGGCATGATCCGAGCCTTTGACGCTCGTTACCATCATGCCCGACTCCACCCTGCCCCGCCATGCCGCCGCGCTGGCGCTTTCCCTGGCGCTTGCCCTGACGCTCCCGCCGCTGGCGCTGGCCCAGGCCGAGGAGCCCGCACTACAGGCGGTGCGCATCACCGCCGCCAAAGCCGATGGCTTCATGCCCTATACCGTCGAGGCGGGCACCTTCCGCGGCGGCGACATCCTGGACGTGCCCTCCACCGTCAACGTTATCACACGCGCCGTGCTGGAGCTGCAGGCCGCGGGCGGGTTGTACGACGCGGTGCGCAATACGGCCGGTGTGACGCGCCAGCAGAACGGCGGCGAAACGTGGGACCAGCTGGTCATCCGCGGCATCG from Pseudoduganella armeniaca includes the following:
- a CDS encoding MFS transporter codes for the protein MQRLWWFAGFFLLYELTVYLTNDMIMPGMPQVMAEFGGPSRYIGLSLSLYILGGCTLQIALGPLADRIGKRRVMLGGAAFFLLATALVPLAQSATQFLTIRFFQGMGSCFIFIGYAAIHELFDDTRAVKLTTLMGNTTVFAPLIGPVAGSAIIAVADWRAVFVTAFALGWTAWLGLARTMPAGRPSAPPQAAPRLLASYRAIFTNRTFMLGILVAGLAITPLTAWIGLSPAILLQHGGASYGTYIAWQCVIFVGFVLSTFAIQRMGGELALGRLLRQGGVLALVGLGGAGLAASQPQLFIACMFVFSAGFGLFNGALIRIALTATGQSMSLTSAAMSLLYCLYIALGLELYNAICERFGYALQAYAWCGVPVALAVCAGLFHIARGHDARQRAALPAVA
- a CDS encoding mechanosensitive ion channel family protein — encoded protein: MKFTSQFAFLRTIELDNWLTAAAVTVAAFLLMHALIRWSRRRIARLAEAGKADRPYAEILGATLGRTSMVAVTLTALLIGLTVLDLPAPWDLRVRHLWFITLGAQLALYIDHALSVAAKRYFRTHAKDPDAPATVAHTLVSWAMKTVLWTVFMLAVLANLGINISAFVASLGIGGVAVALAVQNILGDLFASLSIAVDKPFEVGDAIVVNGVSGAVEKVGLKTTRIRADSGEQVVIANADLLKNTVRNYKRMANRRVAFSLLFDPATPVAVARELPARLRAIVERQDAVRFDRAHLKNVTQDALEFEVVYFVLVPSYGTFMDTQQQVLLGALELMEELGVGNVRPVQRVAVDMAQGLRVVGDDEDEEDSGAPAPRVGGARA
- a CDS encoding LysR family transcriptional regulator, with product MDIDLNLLAVFQHVYRERQISAAARRLGLTQSAVSNALARLRRVFDDELFVRTAQGMQPTPFAEQVAEPIGAALASVAQALNYRSGFDPATSERRFTIALTDVGEVYFMPVLIERCRQLAPGVRVRSVRAGSIALKEEMETGRVDLAIGAFDDMSEALFQRQLFRQRFVTMLRAGHPLADGPVDLARFVGAAHLIVDALDSPYDRVNALLAKAGIVAAASVPHFTAVPYIVGAGELAVTVPQKLAERAAAPFGLTWIEPPLALPTLQTNVFWHRRFGQDPGNAWLRELIVTQFGE
- the hmgA gene encoding homogentisate 1,2-dioxygenase; translation: MTTSTSLPAGYQVGFGNEFATEALPGALPAHRNSPQRAPYGLYAEQISGTAFTAPRSHNRRSWLYRIRPAAQHGEFERIDNGRIVSAFTNAAPPNQLRWDPLPMPDAPTDFIDGWVTMAGNGSPEAMTGCAIHLYAANQSMRERYFYDADGELLIVPQQGRLTLRTELGTLDIEPQQIAVIPRGVRFTVDLPDGSARGYICENFGALLQLPDLGPIGSNGLANPRDFETPVACYEEREGAFTLVAKFCGNLWQAPIGHSPLDVVAWHGNYAPYRYDLRHFNTIGSISYDHPDPSIFLVLQAPSDTPGVDTLDFVIFPPRWLAGENTFRPPWFHRNVASEFMGLIHGAYDAKEGGGFVPGGASLHNCMSGHGPDAATFDKASASDTSKPAKVADTMAFMFETRNVIVPTEQALASPRRQRDYQQCWAGIQKHFDSGR
- a CDS encoding PAS domain-containing sensor histidine kinase — protein: MAQAEHGSWDDRDIAAFGALMLGGTRHFGVVFFDAQRRITGWSCGAYAITGWSDVETLGQSTSLLFTPEDRARKLDEHEASAATVVGVAEDERWHLRKDGTRFWSSGLTLPLRATPQPGESAFVKVFRDATHLRGRAKTLENLLQEHEQTQQERERFLATIVHEMRNPLSPLKMSVQLLQRQGDGAGHLAEPLRVIGRQVDCLERLVEDLVDLTRVHKGKLAVEYGIVELQAFLREALDTCREAARMRGVALHMVAPTVPIYLEADAGRMQQVVVNLCNNAIKFTQRGGNAWLTATVDQSHVVLTVRDDGRGITADLLPRIFEVFTQAGDSPSGRGAGLGIGLALVKEIVSLHQGSVEVRSAGAGKGSEFVVRIPQHKPNQPNQPARPGAQPEDGP